A window of Triticum urartu cultivar G1812 unplaced genomic scaffold, Tu2.1 TuUngrouped_contig_6105, whole genome shotgun sequence genomic DNA:
acgtcggtgctcaTGTAGGTGGTGTTGCCCCCCGTGATCTGCCACTCGGTGATGTAGCTCGGCTTGGTCACCACGTCGGGCGCCTCGACGTCGCCCGTCAGCATCGCCACCACCCTCGACATGGAGGGACGCTGGTGGGGCGAGCCCTGGGTGCAGAGCAGCGCCACCTTGATGGCCCGGAGCGCCTCTTCGCTGTCGAACTCTTCCAGCCTCTGGTCCACCATATCCAACGGGTGGTTGTTCTCGTACAGTTCCCACACCTGAAAACATTCAGGCGATGTTTTATTCAGGAAACCAGTTTACCCTTTTTTTTACTTGTTGCAGGAGACCTCTAGCGCGTAGAGTTCCTCGGCGAGCTTACCCATTCGAAAATATAGACCTTGTTCTCATCCTCCGTGCTGTAGTTTGGTCTCCCAGCTAAAGTCTCCAATACCACGACGCCGAATGCAAACACGTCGATCTTCTCTGTCATATGGCCTCTCATGGCATACTCAGGTGCGAGATAACCACTTCAAGGAGACGATATCGACCGCTATCAGCATACATGCGAAAACACTTCGTAGACATAGAGGTTGGCAAGGTGGAAATGCACTTACAATGTACCAGCAACTTTGGTGCTGACGTGTGTCTTCTGGTCATCATAAAGTTTGGCGAGCCCGAAATCCGAGATCTTAGGATTGAGATTGGCATCAAGTAAGATATTGCTGGCCTTTATGTCCCTGTGCACAACACGGATGCTAGATTCTTCATGAAGATAGGACAGACCTCTTGCAACGCCTAAGCATATCTCAAAACGTGTTGGCCAGTCTAGGCTTGACTTCCCTTTGCCTGGAAATATAggtttaagttttcagttgtttATACTAATTAAGCTTGAATCTGCATATATTTAGATCCATCAATCAGAAGTTTTACCAAACAGAGCATGGTCCAGGCTTCCATTCTCCAGGTACTCATAAACCAGCAGTGGCTTATTGCCCTCAAGGCAGCAACCATACAACTTAACCAGATTACGGTGTTGCACTCGAGATATAGTTTCTATTTCCGTTGCAAACTCCTTTTTTCCCTGATGAGATGCTTCAGATAGCTGCTTCACTGCCACGAACCTACCATCAGTTAACTTTCCCTGCGAAAAGAGGCAGTTTTCAACAATGAAAGTTTTAGGTACCGCACTGTCAAACATCATTTTCTCCAGATACACTGAAATAAATTCCTCCTTCATTTTAGAAATATTATCAATATGTATGTGCAGATACTAAAAATACATAAAATAACTCAGATAAACAGGTCTGTCTTCTGATGTTTACTTGTACTACTAGCTTTAGTTACTTTCAGAAAGAAAACTTTCAAGAAAATTCAAGGCTGTATGTACGGGATGAACCAACCTTATAGACCGACCCATATCCTCCTTGACCAAGAAGGTTATTAGGACTGAAATTATCAGTAGCTGACCTCAGTTCACCATAACTGAGGACATTAGGTCTTCCCACAATACTGTACAGCTCTGCAAGACATCACAGAAAGATATAACAAACTTACTTAAACTAATCCTTTGCTCAGTTAGAATACAAATTGGTCCTAGTGTATCCCATACCTTCTTGCTCCAACGATAGTTTTCTCCTTTTCTGTCTCTGCCTCCAAAGAAAGATTCCGGCAAGCACTACCAATCCTAAAACTGCTATACCAACTACAACTCCCGCAATCACACCTGTTTTACTACCATTCTTCTTTGCTACAGCACTACGCACTGTAGGGGTGAAATCTGACAGAAAGTTCACTTGTTAGAAAAACGTAATGTCTACAGAATCAGTATATTTCAAGTGAGGTTAAATGAAAGTTGGGCTATGCGTAAACTGGTTGGAATATTCTTAATGTCAGGTTATACATGTATTAGGTATTTCAAACTTTATTTACAGAAATCTATCCCCATACCTAGTATTCCTGAGTAGTTTGTTTAGCATATTTGATTTACTAGTTCTCTTGTAAATATTTGATTCCTGAGTAGTTTGTTTAGCATATTTAAGCAATATTAATACAGTAGAGACAATAGAGAGATTTGATATTTCTATCCAACTTCCCATTTAATTCGAAGAACATTGTCCAAATGCTTTAGTTTGAACAAAGCCTAACTAGATGTGTTTTCACTTTCCATGGTACTGAAAATAGAATGATGAGAACTTCTATAACAGCTACGAGTACAACAAGGGCTAAATGAAATACATACAGATCAACCCTCAGTTTCATATTGATGCTCTGGTATATCTGTGTTTGCTTTTATTTCAAGCTGCACAGGATTGCATTCAGCATAATTTAAAATCGATCTATCCAAATTAACCTGGAGAATATATGGTACATGGTATGAAAACAATTATTTCAAGTTAAGGGGAGTACTTGGTGTTGCACTCAAAGCTGATATTGCAGGCCCGTAGTAGCCTTGATCAGGAATGCAGCAAGTGCCCTTGCCGGCCCAGAAGAGATGAATCTCAAGAAAGTTCTTGGTGACAGGAACTGTGTACTGCTTCCTAACAGCAGTATAAGATTTTCCGCCTGCCACCTTTCTTATGTCAAAGTTCTGCTCCTTACGCTCACCCTATACCAATAACAAGAAGAAAAATATGACTGGGTTATAAGCTAAGAGTATTGTTTATCATTCAACATTCGAAAAAAAAGAGTATTGTTTATCATTTATCAGCGAGAACCTACCTGGACATATATATCAAAAACCCTTCTACCTCTGCTCTTCCAGGACTGAGCATCTGGGAAGGCAAACTCTGCAAATTGAAGCGTAACTGTGTAGTTTCCATTTTCAAGGCCAATACCATAGTATCTCAAGGATGATGGCGACATCCTTGCATTCCGGAACAGTTCTGTATCAAGTGTATTCAGAAACTGGTGTGAGCTGTAGATTATAGAACTTCCGTTTGACGCATCCATGAATCTTCCAACGTTGCTAGCACCCCACGTGGGTTCTCCTGTAACATAATATGATGCAGCTCCAAGAGTGGCAGCATCAGGTTGATACAGAGAATTATCTGAGCCTGATATGGGTCGATCACTACCACAGTCCACAGCAAATGAAGAAGCTGCAAGCAGGTTAAATTATTTAATACTGGTATGCATTTAGTAAAACTGCGGTTGCAGGTATATAGTTCCTCAAGTATGCATAGACTTAAAATTGCAAAAGGCAGAAATCTCACATTTAGGAGATCCAAAAAAGCAAGGTGTATTTCGCTGAAGGCAGTCCAACCCTGTAGGTAAGGCACTGCAAATGCAAAAAATCAACATTTTGAATCCAAAATTCAAGCTGAGAGAACATAATAATTTACTTGAGGTGGGTATCATAATATGAACGAACCTGTTACTTGATATATCGGCCCCGAAATTATTTGCCACCAAATTCCTAAGTAAAATGAACAATAGGCAAAAATTAGAAAAGATTGTTCATACTTCATATCATATTCCTATTGATTGTTAGATATAGATTAAATAATAAGGAATAAATAATTGGCTTGGTTGTTAGATATAGCTTAAATAATAAGGGACAAACAATATGTTCAATTTTTTTTTGGCTTCATTGCATGCTAGGCTGTATAAGGTTAATAAGTCTCACTTCACAAATGAAGGAACATAGGCATTTCAAATAATATTATAATGCTTGTAAGATTCAAGTACCAAAATATCCTCTCGTTTTTTCAGATTCATCAAATATATATGATGCTAGCTTATTTCCGTACACTACAAGCCTAAAAGTCAGCTCATGAGCCTAAGCTAAGCTAAACAGGCCCTGTTGGGCTGGATTTGGTCCGGCAAGTTAGTAGAAGTTTCAGAACATAGAACTTACAGTTGCGAATTTCTAGCCCAAGAAGGAACACTTCCTGTGAGCTGGTTGTAAGAAAAATCTCTGCAGAAAATTAAAAGTGAAAGCAGCATTAAAAATCAAATAAACACCTCCCTGCTTTTATTGTGCATATATGCTTGAACCACATTGACATACAAATTTTTAAGCATAGGTCCTACTGAGCTTGGAAGGCTTCCCGAAAGGCTATTGTTTCCAAGAAATCTGTCACAAAAGAATTTACAAACATTAGCAAGATGAATGATGAAAGTTTTCCTTTCAAAGAAATATGCATTGCAAGTTAAGATAGTCCATACAAGAAGCCGAGTGAATTCAGATTCAACAAGGTTTGTGGTACTTGGCCTGTTATATTGTTAAAACTCAAATCCCTATAACAAAAAAGAAGGATAAGGGGAGGATGTCAATAACAAATGTATAATTTATAGCTCTGCATTAGTGTATCACACAAATGACACTTGGCTGTATTTTTCAGTCAAATAAAATGCTTACAATAAGTTTAAACTCGTGAACTTCGAAAAGTTTACTGATAAAAGTGTATCAGATATCCTACAGTTCCTCAAAACCCTGCAGCGAAACATATTACATGTTTTAGTACAGAACAACTTGGTGAATTACATCAAAATCGGACTGTAGTTTGAGGCATTTAGTGCATCACAAATTAAGCATACAGGGAGTTCAAAGATGTCATGTTACTGATGAATGCCAGCGAAGAAGAACTTCCGTTTAGTATATCACCGATTCGTCTGCACCATAGAAATCGAATTTTTATTTGTCCTGCCGCTACTTTGATATTTTTAAGAATGATACTTGGCTATTATCACAGAAATAGGCACTTACAAGTTTGTCAGTTGGACAAGATTGGACAGAGTTGCTGGGAGCGGACCTTGAAACGAATTTCCCTGAAACCTCCTACAGTTCCATAGTTCCAGTTAGTCATATAAAGCATCGTTTCTTCATATGCAGGTGTGCAAGATTGGCAGAGATAGCAATAAGGTTGTTCATGTAATAGCAAAATTCTCTAGGATCGTTGGAAGGGATGTTCTTTGGAAAAATCAACTTCCCCTTGATCTAGCTGTGTTGGTGCAACAGGACTGTAATGACTTGATTGTTACTCTGAAATGAAATTGCTATCTTTCCCATAAtgataaataaataaataaaatataaAGCATCATTTCTTCATGGATGCAGTAGCCTAGTAGTGAAAGAAGGGAGGTCTCTATTCTATGGTAAATCTAAAGAAAGTAAATTTATTTAGGTACAGGTGATTTCTGAAGAAAAGACTGGTCTTGTAAAGTGAATCAATGCTTACTGATACCATCACCTGATCCGAAATTAACAACCATCACAATTAAACATTTAGTGGGAAGGAATATGTAATGTTTATCCATACTAATCTAACATCTGACTTTAAATGAGCTGTTTCTTAAGAGGCCTCAGATGGAGATTCAGCAGGGTAAAAAAACACTCTAGAAAAAAATGCTATCCCTGGCACAGATCATAGTGTACCATCACATATTTATGTTTTGAACAAACTAACACTTGACTTGTAGATAACTACAGAAAATTGTACAAATATCCCTTTAAACTTCCCAGATAAAAATGTTCTTGAAACCATGTAAGCAAAATATTTGGATGGCTTTTAATACTTAGTCTAAACAAAGAATTACTATGACGGAGATCAATGGCGATCTTACAAATCTGTTAGATTCCAGCTCCCAATATAATCTGGTATTTGCCCAGTAAAATCATTATCTGATGCCCACCTAAGCAAAGAGAAAACAATATTTTCATGAGGCTGAATCATGTAAAGCATTAATAGCGACAATCCGTCAATTATAGCCATACAATGTTTTCATTTTTGTAAGCTTGGAAAGTGATGATGGTAGTGGACCACTAAAGCCAGCACTGTCTATGTACCTGTAATTGAGAGATACAAAAACAATACACGTTAGACATGGAGCTAACTAGTCCAAGCGAAAAAACGCTTGAAGGAAAATGGGGTCTTCGGTattaaatactccctccgtccgcgaATAAGTGTACTTCTAGCTTTTGTTTTAAGTCAAAGATTTAAAACTTTGACCACCTTTCTAGGAAAAAGTAAAAGCATTGATGACTTCAAATTAGTATCACTAGATTCATCATGAAATGTACTCTGATAATATATCAATTTGATGTCATATATGTTAATACTATTTTTTAGAAAAttggtcaaaattttaaaactttgacttagAACAAAAGCTAGATGTACACTTATTCGCGGACGGAAGGAGTACATACAATTGCTCA
This region includes:
- the LOC125530146 gene encoding probable LRR receptor-like serine/threonine-protein kinase At1g56140 — encoded protein: MGRRRQALHGAALSLLLLAAAAHAQQTDPGDAAALNAVFAKLGQKALSSWNISGDPCTGAATDNTNIDNNPPFNPAIKCECSGGNASVCRVTRLKIYALDAVGPIPEELRNLTALTNLDLSQNYLTGPLPSFIGELTRMQYMSFGINALSGPLPKELGNLTDLVSLSVSSNNFSGSLPSELGNLAKLEQLYIDSAGFSGPLPSSLSKLTKMKTLWASDNDFTGQIPDYIGSWNLTDLRFQGNSFQGPLPATLSNLVQLTNLRIGDILNGSSSSLAFISNMTSLNSLVLRNCRISDTLLSVNFSKFTSLNLLDLSFNNITGQVPQTLLNLNSLGFLFLGNNSLSGSLPSSVGPMLKNLDFSYNQLTGSVPSWARNSQLNLVANNFGADISSNSALPTGLDCLQRNTPCFFGSPKSSSFAVDCGSDRPISGSDNSLYQPDAATLGAASYYVTGEPTWGASNVGRFMDASNGSSIIYSSHQFLNTLDTELFRNARMSPSSLRYYGIGLENGNYTVTLQFAEFAFPDAQSWKSRGRRVFDIYVQGERKEQNFDIRKVAGGKSYTAVRKQYTVPVTKNFLEIHLFWAGKGTCCIPDQGYYGPAISALSATPNFTPTVRSAVAKKNGSKTGVIAGVVVGIAVLGLVVLAGIFLWRQRQKRRKLSLEQEELYSIVGRPNVLSYGELRSATDNFSPNNLLGQGGYGSVYKGKLTDGRFVAVKQLSEASHQGKKEFATEIETISRVQHRNLVKLYGCCLEGNKPLLVYEYLENGSLDHALFGKGKSSLDWPTRFEICLGVARGLSYLHEESSIRVVHRDIKASNILLDANLNPKISDFGLAKLYDDQKTHVSTKVAGTFGYLAPEYAMRGHMTEKIDVFAFGVVVLETLAGRPNYSTEDENKVYIFEWVWELYENNHPLDMVDQRLEEFDSEEALRAIKVALLCTQGSPHQRPSMSRVVAMLTGDVEAPDVVTKPSYITEWQITGGNTTYMSTDVSGQPSSAPRPNSPSSRTSSPFLSSVIDEGR